The proteins below come from a single Chryseobacterium nepalense genomic window:
- a CDS encoding PH domain-containing protein: MFKKLAAEALGLGDIGKIIPSHDYDKVDSDDYILSEDNEKIFFLIKSKRDEYCFTNRALIHIDGASALDKKRVLRRYEYYQFPFSNIALQTAGTIDLDVEISFNIGNVPLMISVTKSQIDQLKDLYKALLAIQQAVHHNQSLLNFSNDSLQKAITTVASGKQENVSKSQELRTINEYIFAWNTTSFDKYNQKDFSKIFEKYINN, encoded by the coding sequence ATGTTCAAAAAATTAGCTGCAGAAGCATTAGGACTTGGAGATATTGGTAAAATTATTCCTTCTCACGATTATGATAAAGTAGATTCTGATGATTACATTTTATCGGAAGATAATGAAAAGATTTTCTTCCTCATCAAATCCAAACGAGATGAATATTGCTTTACCAACAGAGCATTGATCCATATTGACGGCGCAAGTGCCCTGGATAAAAAACGAGTATTGAGAAGATATGAATATTATCAGTTTCCTTTCTCAAATATTGCTTTGCAGACGGCAGGAACCATCGACCTGGATGTTGAAATTTCATTTAATATCGGGAATGTTCCGTTGATGATCAGTGTCACAAAAAGTCAGATTGATCAGTTGAAAGATCTTTATAAAGCACTTTTGGCGATTCAGCAGGCAGTGCATCATAATCAGTCATTGCTTAATTTTTCGAATGACAGTCTGCAAAAAGCGATCACTACCGTAGCATCAGGAAAACAGGAAAATGTATCGAAAAGTCAGGAATTAAGAACCATTAACGAATACATTTTTGCCTGGAATACTACCAGCTTTGATAAGTATAATCAGAAAGACTTTTCAAAGATCTTCGAAAAATATATTAATAATTAA